A single region of the Vicia villosa cultivar HV-30 ecotype Madison, WI linkage group LG4, Vvil1.0, whole genome shotgun sequence genome encodes:
- the LOC131599167 gene encoding serine carboxypeptidase-like 45 isoform X1, translated as MFNKLLTFLFLFVFISSIRGNSGYEKYKILSMNSQPSVVDFNQFAGFITVDYKNGRSLFFYFVEAEADPASKPVFLWINNAGPGCSSYGTIFEKGPFRPTSEGGFVKNPHSWNQVANMLYLDAPAGFGFSYSNNTADYSLVLNDDFAARDNLVFLHHWFDEFSHYKSNDLYIGGEKNAARLAANLAELIVKNNESFNLQGVVVGNFGKFVY; from the exons ATGTTCAACAAACTTCTAACGTTCTTATTCTTATTTGTGTTCATATCCAGTATAAGAGGGAATTCCGGTTATGAGAAATACAAAATACTAAGTATGAACAGTCAACCCTCGGTTGTTGATTTTAACCAATTTGCTGGTTTTATAACTGTGGACTATAAAAACGGAAGATctctgtttttttattttgttgaggCTGAGGCTGATCCGGCTTCCAAGCCGGTGTTTCTCTGGATCAACAATGCAGGACCGGGCTGTTCTTCGTATGGAACTATCTTTGAGAAAGGGCCTTTTAGGCCAACAAGTGAAGGTGGGTTTGTGAAAAATCCACATAGTTGGAACCAAG TTGCAAATATGCTATATTTGGATGCTCCTGCCGGTTTCGGTTTTTCCTACTCCAACAACACTGCCGATTATTCATTAGTACTCAATGATGATTTTGCTG CAAGGGATAACCTTGTATTTCTTCATCATTGGTTTGATGAATTCTCTCACTACAAGTCAAATGATTTGTACATCGGTGGTGAGAAGAATGCAG CCCGCCTTGCAGCTAATCTGGCAGAGCTTATTGTAAAAAACAACGAAAGCTTCAATCTCCAGGGCGTCGTG GTGGgaaattttggaaaatttgtgTATTAA
- the LOC131599167 gene encoding serine carboxypeptidase-like 45 isoform X2 yields the protein MFNKLLTFLFLFVFISSIRGNSGYEKYKILSMNSQPSVVDFNQFAGFITVDYKNGRSLFFYFVEAEADPASKPVFLWINNAGPGCSSYGTIFEKGPFRPTSEVANMLYLDAPAGFGFSYSNNTADYSLVLNDDFAARDNLVFLHHWFDEFSHYKSNDLYIGGEKNAARLAANLAELIVKNNESFNLQGVVVGNFGKFVY from the exons ATGTTCAACAAACTTCTAACGTTCTTATTCTTATTTGTGTTCATATCCAGTATAAGAGGGAATTCCGGTTATGAGAAATACAAAATACTAAGTATGAACAGTCAACCCTCGGTTGTTGATTTTAACCAATTTGCTGGTTTTATAACTGTGGACTATAAAAACGGAAGATctctgtttttttattttgttgaggCTGAGGCTGATCCGGCTTCCAAGCCGGTGTTTCTCTGGATCAACAATGCAGGACCGGGCTGTTCTTCGTATGGAACTATCTTTGAGAAAGGGCCTTTTAGGCCAACAAGTGAAG TTGCAAATATGCTATATTTGGATGCTCCTGCCGGTTTCGGTTTTTCCTACTCCAACAACACTGCCGATTATTCATTAGTACTCAATGATGATTTTGCTG CAAGGGATAACCTTGTATTTCTTCATCATTGGTTTGATGAATTCTCTCACTACAAGTCAAATGATTTGTACATCGGTGGTGAGAAGAATGCAG CCCGCCTTGCAGCTAATCTGGCAGAGCTTATTGTAAAAAACAACGAAAGCTTCAATCTCCAGGGCGTCGTG GTGGgaaattttggaaaatttgtgTATTAA